The window GGGCTGCTCAGGCGCTGGCGGTAGGCCTGCACCGAGTCCTGGGCGAAGGCGGCCTCGTCGAGCAGGCCGTCGACCGCGTGGTGCACGGCTTCGTCGAGCTGGTTGGCAAAGGGTTCGCCGATCAGCTGGTGGGCGATCAGGTTGGCGACCGTGGTATCCAGCGGAATCAGCGGCTGGCCGAGGTGGGCGATGTAGCGGTCGTTGACCTCTTCCACCAGGCGATGGGCCAGATAGGCCTCGTCGAGCAGGCCATCGAGGCCCTCATGGCCGGCCATCAGCGCCGGCGGCTGCAGGAAGAACTGCTCGGCCACTTGCAGCACCGGTTTGATCTGCGTCTCGATGCCGGCCTCGCGTGCCACCTCTTGGGCGGCCTCCAGCACATCCGGCACTTCTTCGATATAGGCGATGATAAAGCGCGTCAGCGCGCCGAGCGCATCCTGTTCCGGCAGGCGGATGGCCGGGTGCAGGCGGGGCAGTTGGGCTTCGAGTTGGCGCTGAAGGGATTGGCGGCTGGCTTCGTGCTGCTGGGCACGTTGAATCAATTCACGCACGGCGGACGTGTTCATGACGGCTCCTGAAATTAGGACATGAGAAGTGAGCGCAGAGAGACCTTAGCTGGCGTGCACGGCTGTGCTAAGACGCAATTGTCATAATTATTCAATGTTTATGCGCCGCCGATATATCACCCTTTCGCATGCATTGCCCCGTCGTGAGCCACCGTGGCGTTTAGGACAAGGCTTCGGCGCCTTCGGCCATTTTGCGTTTGCGATTGCCAGCCCCGAGTCGCTGGCTATACTCGGATTCGAAAGGCGTTACCTGATGACACCCGACTGCGCACCTCAGTGTTGAGAGTTCGGCCGTTAAATCAGCAGTATTGACAGCCGCTCCCTTAACCGCAGGCACAGCCGGCGGGATAACAAGAACGATAAGGGGAACCCGCAATGATGCGACATCCACGAGTCTGGATGGGACTCTTGTTGTGGTCGATATTCAGCCAGGCGCAGGCAGCCTGGGACGTGAATATGGCGCCGGGTGTTACGGCCGTCAGCCACGCAGTCTTCGATTTGCACATGACCATTTTCTGGATCTGCGCCGTCATCGGCGTGCTGGTCTTCGGTGCGATGTTCTGGTCGATGATCGTTCATCGGCGCTCCACCGGTCAGCAAGCCGCGCATTTCCATGAAAGCACCACGGTGGAAATTCTCTGGACCGTGGTGCCCTTCGTCATCTTGTTGGTGATGGCGATTCCGGCGACCAAAACGCTGATTGATATCTACGACACCAGCGAGTCGGACGTGGATGTCCAGGTCACCGGCTACCAGTGGAAGTGGCACTACAAGTACCTGGGCCAGGATGTCGAGTTCTTCAGCAACCTGACCACGCCGGCCGAGCAGATTAACAACCAGGCGCCGAAAGACGAAAACTACCTGCTGGAAGTCGACCAGCCGCTGGTGGTGCCGGTGGGCGCCAAGGTGCGCTTTCTGATTACCTCCGCCGATGTCATCCACTCCTGGTGGGTGCCGGCGCTGGCGGTCAAGCGTGACGCCATCCCCGGCTTCGTCAACGAGGCCTGGTCGCGCATCGAAAAGCCCGGCCTGTTCCGTGGCCAGTGCGCCGAACTGTGCGGCAAGGACCATGGCTTCATGCCGATAGTGGTGGAAGCCAAATCCAAGGAAGACTTCGCCACCTGGCTGGCCGAGCGCAAAGAAGAGGCGCTCAAGCTCAAGGAGCTGACCAGCAAGGAATGGACCCTGGACGAACTGGTCGCGCGCGGCGACAAGGTCTACCACACCTCCTGCGCGGCCTGTCACCAGCCTGAAGGCCAGGGCCTGCCGCCGATGTTCCCGGCGCTCAAGGGCTCGAAGATCGCCACCGGGCCAATAGCAGATCACCTCAATATCGTCTTCCACGGCAAGCCCGGCACGTCCATGGCGGCGTTCGGCAAGCAGCTGTCGGAAGTCGATATCGCCGCCGTCGTCACCTACGAACGCAACGCCTGGGGCAACAACAAGGGCGACATGGTGACCCCGCAAGATGTGCTGGCCCTGAAACAGGCGGAGGAGCAATGACCATGAACGCAGCGACCGAATCGGGCCACGTCGGCCTCGCCGATACCGGGCATGATCACCACCACGGCCCGGCCAAGGGCCTAATGCGCTGGGTGCTGACCACCAACCACAAGGACATCGGCACCCTGTACCTGTGGTTCAGCTTCGCCATGTTCCTGCTGGGCGGCAGCATGGCCATGGTGATCCGCGCCGAGCTGTTTCAGCCGGGTCTGCAGATCGTGCAGCCGGAATTCTTCAACCAGATGACCACCATGCACGGCCTGATCATGGTCTTCGGCGCGGTGATGCCGGCCTTCGTGGGCCTGGCCAACTGGATGATCCCGCTGATGGTCGGTGCGCCGGACATGGCCCTGCCGCGGATGAACAACTTCAGCTTCTGGCTGCTGCCAGCGGCCTTTGGCCTGCTGATCAGTACCCTGTTCAGCGCCGGCGGTGGGCCGGACTTCGGCTGGACCTTCTACGCGCCGCTGTCCACCACCTACGCGCCGGAAAGCGTCACCTACTTCATCTTCGCCATCCACCTGATGGGCATTAGCTCGATCATGGGCGCGATCAACGTGATCGCTACCATCCTCAACCTGCGCGCCCCCGGCATGACCCTGATGAAGATGCCGCTGTTCGTCTGGACCTGGCTGATCACCGCCTTCCTGCTGATCGCGGTAATGCCGGTGCTGGCTGGCTGCGTGACCATGATGCTGATGGACATCCACTTCGGCACCAGCTTCTTCAGCGCCGCCGGCGGCGGTGACCCGGTGCTGTTCCAGCACGTGTTCTGGTTCTTCGGCCATCCCGAGGTGTACATCATGATCCTGCCGGCCTTCGGCGCGGTCAGCTCGATCATCCCGGCGTTCTCGCGCAAGCCGCTGTTCGGCTACACCTCGATGGTCTACGCCACCGCGTCGATCGCCTTCCTGTCGTTCATCGTCTGGGCGCACCACATGTTCGTGGTCGGCATTCCGCTGGTCGGTGAGCTGTTCTTCATGTACGCCACCCTGCTGATCGCCGTGCCCACCGGGGTGAAGGTGTTCAACTGGGCGAGCACCATGTGGCAAGGCTCGCTGACCTTCGAGACGCCGATGCTGTTCGCGGTGGCGTTCGTCATCCTCTTCACCATCGGCGGCTTCTCCGGGTTGATGCTGGCCATCGCCCCGGCGGACTTCCAGTACCACGACACCTACTTCGTGGTCGCCCACTTCCACTACGTGCTGGTACCCGGGGCGATCTTCGGCATCTTCGCCTCGGCCTACTACTGGCTGCCGAAGTGGACCGGGCACATGTACGACGAGACCCTGGGCAAGCTGCATTTCTGGATGAGCTTCATCGGCATGAACATGGCCTTCTTCCCCATGCACTTCGTCGGCCTGGCCGGCATGCCGCGGCGAATTCCGGACTACAACCTGCAGTTCGCCGACTTCAACATGATCTCGTCGATCGGCGCGTTCATGTTCGGGGCGACCCAACTGCTGTTTCTGTTCATCGTCATCAAGTGCATCCGTGGCGGCCAGCCGGCGCCGGCCAAGCCTTGGGACGGGGCCGAGGGCCTAGAGTGGGCGGTGCCCTCGCCGGCGCCCTACCACACCTTCGTGACGCCACCGGAAGTGAAGTGAATCGACCATGAGCGCTGCGCTGAGTACCCGGAGCCTGATCAAGCGCCTGCTGTTGCTGGTGGTGGTGATGTTCGCCTTCGGCTTTGCCCTGGTGCCGATCTACGACGCGATGTGCAAGGCGTTCGGCATCAACGGCAAGACCGGCGGCGCCTTCACCGGTACGCAGACGGTGGACGAGCAGCGCCAGGTACGCGTGCAGTTTCTCGCCACCAATGCCGCGGACATGGTCTGGGACTTCAAGCCGAAGGCGGACGATCTGGTTGTGCACCCGGGGGCGGTCAACGAGATGCTGTTCATCGCCCACAACCCGACTGACAAGCCGATGACCGCCCAAGCGATTCCCAGTGTCGTGCCGTCCAAGGCGGCCGCGTATTTCCACAAGACCGAGTGTTTCTGCTTCACCCAGCAGATCCTGCAGCCGGGTGAGCGGATCGAAATGCCAGTGCGTTTCATCGTCGACCGCGATCTGCCCAAGGATGTTTACCACCTGACCCTCGGATACACGCTGTTCGACGTCACTGCCCGCAAACCGCCCGTTGCCAAGAACGGCGGCTGACGAGCCGAAAAGGAGAACAAAAACAATGGCAACCCACGAGCAGTATTACGTTCCCGCGCAGAGCAAGTGGCCGATCATCGCCACCCTCGGCCTGCTGATCACGGTCTACGGTCTCGGTACCTGGTTCAACGACCTCAAGGCGGCGCGGCCGGAATCCCATGGCCCGCTGATCTTCTTCGTCGGCGGGCTGATCCTCGCCTACATGCTGTTCGGCTGGTTCGGCAGCGTGATCAAGGAAAGCCGCTCCGGTATGTACAGTTCGCAGATGGACCGCTCGTTCCGCTGGGGCATGAGCTGGTTCATCTTCTCCGAGGTGATGTTCTTCGCCGCCTTCTTCGGCGCGCTGTTCTACGTGCGCACCTTCGCCGGGCCCTGGCTCGGTGGCGAAGGTGACAAGGGTGTGGCCAACATGCTGTGGCCGAACTTCCAGTTCGCCTGGCCGCTGCTCAATAACCCGGATTCCAAGCTGTTCCCACCGCCCAGCGCGGTGATCTCGCCCTGGGAGTTGCCGCTGCTCAACACCGTGCTGCTGGTCAGCTCCAGCGTCACCGTGACCTTCGCCCACCACGCGCTGAGGAAGAACAAACGCACACCTTTGAAGCTCTGGCTGGCATTGACCATCCTGCTCGGCGCCACCTTCCTGTTCTTCCAGGCCGAGGAATACATCCACGCCTACAAGGAGCTCGGTCTGACCCTCGGCTCGGGCATCTACGGCGCCACCTTCTTCATGCTCACCGGTTTCCACGGCGCCCACGTGACGCTTGGGGCGATCATCCTGACAGTGATGCTGGTCCGCATCCTGCGCGGACACTTCGATCCCGAGCATCACTTCGGCTTCGAGGCCGCCGCCTGGTACTGGCACTTCGTCGATGTGGTCTGGATCGGCTTGTTTACCTTCGTTTACGTGCTGTAACGGCGGTTGTAGCAGGGGTGCCCGGCGGGGGAGCCGGGCTACCAGGTGGCATGGCTGACCAGTTGGCCGCTGTAGAAGCCCCAGGCGATCAGCGCCAGGGTCAGACCGGCGAGAATCACCCGCAGGGTCAGGGCATTGACCACGCGCGAGCCGTGGCCCTCGTCCTTGACCAGGAAGAACAGGCCACTGAACAGGCTCGCCACGGTGGCCAGCAGCATGAGGACGATTGCAGCCTTGAGCATAGCGAGACTCCGGAGGTAGGGGATGCAGTTCAGTATAGCCAGACAGCAGGACGGATTCGGGAGGGGCGCATGAGCCGTTTCCGTCCCGACCTGCTGCCGACCCTGGTGGTCCTGGCGCTGTTGCCACTGCTGATCGGCCTGGGCTTCTGGCAGCTCGCCCGCGCCGAGGACAAGCGTGCCCTGCTGGCCAGCTACGAGGCGCGTCGCAGTGCCCCGGCCAGCGATCTCAACCGGCTGGAACACAGCACCGATCCGGCCTACCGGCGCGTGCGTCTGCACGGCCATTTCGATGCGCAGTACAGCCTGCTGCTGGACAACCGCATGCGCGATGGCCGGGCCGGCGTCGAGCTGTTGCAACCCTTCTACGATCAGGCCAGCAATCTCTGGCTGCTGCTCAACCGCGGCTGGCTGCCCTGGCCGGATCGGCGCATTGCACCAGCCTTCACCACGCCGCCGGGCACCCAGGAGCTAGAGGCCTGGATCTATGTACCGCTCGGCGCGGCCTTCCAGCTGCATGCCGATCGCCCAGGTGGCGCCTGGCCGCGGCTGATCACCGCGGTCGAGCCGCGGGCGCTGTGGCAGCAACTGGGCCGGGCCGGCCTGCCTTACGAACTGCGTATCCAGCCGGGGCTGGCGGCCTACCGCGCCGACTGGCCGGTGGTGGCCATGGCGCCGGAAAAACATCAGGCCTATGCCGTGCAGTGGTTCGCCCTGGCGGCGGCGTTGTGCGGCTTGTTCATCTACTTCGGACTACACAATGCACGGGAGAATCAGCATGGGCGTCGCCATGAATCCAGCCACCAACACAGCTGAGGTGAGGCCGCGCGGCCGGGGCCGTGGGCGCTTGCAGCTGATCCTCCTGTTGGCGGTGGTAATCGGCCCGATGGTTCTGGCCTCGGCCATGTACTACGGGCGCTTCTGGGTGCCGGAGGGGCGCAGCTACCACGGTAGCCTGATCGGCAACGGCCAGAGCCGCGCCGATCTCGGCGTGCAGGTGGGCACCGAGACGCGCTGGCAACTGCTGGTCACCGCGCCGGCCGGCTGTGCCGCGGATTGCCGTGAGCTGGTCTATCTGGCCCGGCAGATCCAGATCGGCCTCGGTCGCGAAGCCTCGCGTGCCACCCATGCGCTGGCCGCCGCGGAGCCGTTGGCGGCGGATTACCAAGCCGTGCTGCAGCGCGACTATCCGCAACTGCAGCGCTATCCGCTGAACCGCCAGCAGTACGACCAGGCCAGCGAAGGCGCGACGGGCCCGCACCTGTGGATAGTCGATCCGCATGGCAATCTGGTGCTGCGCTATGACAACCAGGTCAAGGGCAAGGCGGTACTCAACGACCTGCGCCTGCTGCTGAAACTGTCGAATATCGGTTGAAGGGGATGCCCATGCGCAAGCCCGGATTTCGCATTGCCGTGCTCGCCACTTTGTTGGCGGTGGTGGTGGTGCTGCTCGGTGCCTACACCCGCCTGACCCATGCCGGCCTCGGCTGTCCGGACTGGCCGGGCTGCTACGGCTTCATCGGCGTACCGCAGAGCGACGTGCAGCTGGCCCATGCCGAACAGCACTTCCCCGATGCGCCGGTGGAAGCGCACAAGGGCTGGAACGAGATGGTCCACCGTTATTTCGCCGGCAGCCTCGGCCTGCTGATTCTCGGCCTCGCGGTGCATGCCCTGCGGCGCCGCGGCCGCGAGCAGCAGCCGCTGAAACTGCCGCTGCTGCTGCTCGCTGTGGTGATCGCCCAGGCCGCCTTCGGCATGTGGACGGTGACCCTGAAACTCTGGCCGCAGGTGGTCACCGCCCACCTGCTCGGCGGCTTCACCACCCTGGCGCTGCTGTTCCTCCTCAGCCTGCGCCTGTCCGGCGCCTTCGCCTCGTTGTCGGCCCTGCCGAGTCGCCTGCGGCAACTGGCGGCCCTGGGGCTGGCGCTGGTGATCGGCCAGATCGCCCTGGGTGGCTGGGTCAGCTCCAATTACGCGGCAGTGGCCTGCATCGATCTGCCGACCTGCCACGGCCAGTGGTGGCCGGCGATGGACTTCGCCAACGGCTTCCACCTGAGCCAGCACATCGGCCCCAACTACCTCGGCGGCCAGCTCGACAGTGAGGCGCGCACCGCCATCCACCTGACCCACCGCCTCGGTGCGCTGGTCGTCAGCCTGGCGTTGCTCGGCCTGGCCTGGCAGCTCTGGCGCCACGGCCTGGGCAAGCTGGCCGGCCTGTTGCTGCTGGCTCTCGCTGTGCAGATCAGCCTCGGCGTCAGCAACGTGCTGCTGCACCTGCCGCTGCCGGTGGCGGTGGCGCACAACGGTGGCGGCGCCGCCCTGTTGCTGATGCTGGTGCTGATCAATTACCGCCTGCGCGCGCCAACGGCGAAGCGTGCGGCGCAACCGCTCGATAACGGCTCCACGGCGACCCGGCTGCACTCCGGCAACGCCGCCTGAATACCCGAACAAGGAGAACCGCCATGGCCACTCTACTGCGCGAACATCAGGCCCACGCCAGCTGGCGCGACTATCTGGAGCTGACCAAGCCGAAGGTGGTGGTGCTGATGCTGATCACCTCGCTGGTCGGCATGTTCCTCGCCACCCGCGCCGGCGTGCCCTGGACCGTGCTGCTGTTCGGCAACCTGGGTATCGGCCTGTGTGCCGGCGGTGCGGCGGCGGTCAACCATGTGGTCGATCGGCGCATCGATTCGGTCATGGCGCGCACCCACAAACGGCCGCTGGCCGAGGGGCGGGTGTCGCCACTGGCGGCGCTGAGCTTCGCGCTGCTGCTGTCGGTCGCCGGCATGCTGGTGCTGCTGACCTTCACCAACGAGTTGACCGCCTGGCTGACCCTGGCCTCGCTGCTCGGCTATGCGGTGCTCTACACCGGCTTCCTCAAGCGCGCCACGCCGCAGAACATCGTCATCGGCGGGTTGGCCGGGGCGGCGCCGCCGCTGCTCGGCTGGGTGGCGGTCACCGGTCATCTGGAGCCGGGGGCGTTCCTGCTGGTGCTGATCATCTTCGCCTGGACCCCGCCGCACTTCTGGGCCCTGGCCATCCATCGCAAGGCGGAATACGCCAAGGCCAACATCCCGATGCTGCCGGTGACCCACGGCGAGCACTACACCAAGGTGCATATCCTGCTCTACACCCTGGTGCTGCTGGCGGTGAGCCTGTTGCCGTTCGCCATTCACATGAGCGGACTGCTCTATCTCGCCAGCGCCCTGCTGCTCGGCGGGCGCTTCCTGCGCTGGGCCTGGGTGCTGTACCGTGACAGTCAACCGCACGCGGCGATCAATACCTTCAAGTACTCTATTGCCTACTTGTTCCTGCTGTTTATCGCCCTACTTGTCGATCACTACCTGTTGCTGAGCCTATGACCCGCACCCAGAAAACCGTCTTCGTTCTCATCGCTCTGGTCACCCTGGTATTCGGCCTGACCGTCTACAAGGTGCTCGATGGCCGCAGCCAGGGCGACCCGGCGGCGCTGATCGATGCCGGCATCATCCTCCTGCCGCAGAGCCGCGACCTGCCGGCGCTGAGCCTGAGCAATCAGGACGGCCAGGCGGTGCAAGTCGATGAATTGAAGGGCAAGTGGAGCCTGCTGTTCTTCGGCTACACCTTCTGCCCGGACATCTGCCCGACCACCCTCGCCCAGCTGCGCGAGCTCAAGGGCAAGCTGCCGCCGGAGGCGCTCGAACGCTTGCAGGTGTACCTGGTCAGCGTCGACCCGCAGCGCGACACGCCGGTGCAGCTCAAGCAATACCTGGGCTATTTCGATCCCAGCTTCCAGGGCCTGACCGGCGAGCTGGTCAACATCCAGAAGCTCGCCAACGCGGTGAGCATCCCGTTCATCCCGGCGGATACCCGCAAGCCCAACTACACCGTCGATCACAGCGGCAACCTGGTGATCATCGGTCCGGACGGCACTCAGCGCGGCTTCATTCGCGCGCCGTTAAACAACCAGAAGCTCGCCGTGCAGCTGCCGCAGTTGCTGGCGACGGACAACTAGCCCTCGCACCAGGACGTGCCGATGCCCGATGCGGCCCATTTCAGTCGCCTGGACGGCACTGCTTGGCGGGTTACGCCGCTGCGCGGCTAACCCACCCTTGTATCTCGACTATCGTCCCGTGAGGGGGATAGTCCCCGACTGATCATCGGGGGAGGGCCTGGAAGTCGTACCCACCCTAAGGCCTCGAGCCAGCTTTGTAGATAGTGCTCCAGCCCTCCACACTCACTCGAACAGTCCGAACGGTATCTAGGGCCCACGACAGGTGAGAGCTCGCATTCACAAGGTAGGGCCGGGTGCAGTGATGATCATCCTGAATGGATTAGCTGAGGAGTCTTCATGTCCAGCATCGTCGGCATCGACATCGCCAAGCACAGTTTCGACATCGCCACCCTGCAAACCAACGGTAAGTACCGCACTAAGGCCAAGTTGGCCAACAGCGCCGCCGGTTTCCAGGTACTCCAGGAGTGGCTGCAGCAGTACGCCGAGCCGGGTGCCTGGCTCGTGATGGAGGCCACCGGCACCTATCACGAGGCGCTGGCCGAGCACCTGCACGGCCTGGGCTACCGGGTCTGTGTGATGAATCCCGCGCAGCTTGCCAGCTACGCCCGGAGCCAGCTGCAGCGGGTCAAGACGGACCAGGTCGACGCCAAGCTGATGGCCAGCTACGGCCAGCGGCACGTGGATGAGTTACGCGCCTGGCAGCCCGAGCCACCGGCGATACGCCGCCTGCGCGCGTTGGTGCGGCGTCTGCAGGACCTCAAGGAGATCGAGCAGATGGAGCGCAATCGCCTGGATGTCGCCGATGCCAGCGTGCAGGATTCGATCCGTTCGGTGCTGGAGCATGTCGAGCAGCAGATTGCCGAGACCCTGCAGGCCATCCGGGCACACATCGATGACGATCCGGGCCTGCGCGGTAAGCGCGATCTGCTGGTCAGCATCGATGGCATCGGCGAGCAGACGGCCGCCTTGCTCCTGGCGGAGCTGGGCGATCCGCTACAGTTCAAGAATGCCCGGGCGATCACCGCGTTCGCCGGGTTGAACCCGAAGCTGCAGGAGTCGGGCCAGCACAAGGGCCACGTGCGCATCTCCCGCGTGGGCTCGGCTCGTCTGCGCACCGGCCTGTACATGCCGGCGGTCGTCTCGCTGACCCACAATCCGGCCATCAAAGCCCTGGCACAGCGCCTGCGAGCCCGCGGCAAAGCCGGCAAGCAGATCGTCTGCGCGGCGATGCGCAAACTGCTGCACATCGCCTATGGCGTACTCAAGTCGGGCCAACCCTTTGATGCTCGCCTGGCCCTTGCCCACTGAGTGACAAGACGGTATCTACACAAGCGCTGCTCGATACCTAACCGATACGTGGCCAATGCAAAAGCCCGCTCGAGTGAGCGGGCTTTTTGCTTTCCAGTGTGTAGAACCTGTTCAAGATCGTCGCGAGCGCAGGTCAGGCAAGGCGAAAACAGGCGAGGGCGCGGAGTTTACAGTTGTAAATGAGCAGCCCGAGCCTGTTTTCAACGCAGCATGACCAAGCGCAGCAGATATTGGACGGGTTCTCAGAACGCTGGAACGATGGCGCCCTTGTACTTCTCCAGGATGAACTGCTTCACCTCCGGGCTGTGCAGCGCGGTCACCAGCTTCTGCATGGCGGCGCCGTCCTTGTTGTCGGGGCGCGCCACCAGGATGTTGACGTACGGCGAGTCGGCGCCTTCGATCACCAGCGCGTCCTTGGCCGGATCGAGCTTGGCCTCCAGGGCGTAGTTGGTGTTGATCAGGGCCAGGTCGACCTGGCTCAGCACGCGCGGCAGGGTCGCGGCTTCCAGCTCACGCACCTTCACGCTCTTCGGGTTCTCGGCGATGTCCTTCGGCGTGGCGGTGATGCTCTGGTTGTCCTTGAGCTTGATCACCCCGGCCTTGTCCAGCAGCAACAGGGCGCGGCCGCCGTTGGTGGCGTCGTTGGGGATCACCACGGTGGCGC is drawn from Pseudomonas cavernae and contains these coding sequences:
- the coxB gene encoding cytochrome c oxidase subunit II, producing MMRHPRVWMGLLLWSIFSQAQAAWDVNMAPGVTAVSHAVFDLHMTIFWICAVIGVLVFGAMFWSMIVHRRSTGQQAAHFHESTTVEILWTVVPFVILLVMAIPATKTLIDIYDTSESDVDVQVTGYQWKWHYKYLGQDVEFFSNLTTPAEQINNQAPKDENYLLEVDQPLVVPVGAKVRFLITSADVIHSWWVPALAVKRDAIPGFVNEAWSRIEKPGLFRGQCAELCGKDHGFMPIVVEAKSKEDFATWLAERKEEALKLKELTSKEWTLDELVARGDKVYHTSCAACHQPEGQGLPPMFPALKGSKIATGPIADHLNIVFHGKPGTSMAAFGKQLSEVDIAAVVTYERNAWGNNKGDMVTPQDVLALKQAEEQ
- the ctaD gene encoding cytochrome c oxidase subunit I yields the protein MNAATESGHVGLADTGHDHHHGPAKGLMRWVLTTNHKDIGTLYLWFSFAMFLLGGSMAMVIRAELFQPGLQIVQPEFFNQMTTMHGLIMVFGAVMPAFVGLANWMIPLMVGAPDMALPRMNNFSFWLLPAAFGLLISTLFSAGGGPDFGWTFYAPLSTTYAPESVTYFIFAIHLMGISSIMGAINVIATILNLRAPGMTLMKMPLFVWTWLITAFLLIAVMPVLAGCVTMMLMDIHFGTSFFSAAGGGDPVLFQHVFWFFGHPEVYIMILPAFGAVSSIIPAFSRKPLFGYTSMVYATASIAFLSFIVWAHHMFVVGIPLVGELFFMYATLLIAVPTGVKVFNWASTMWQGSLTFETPMLFAVAFVILFTIGGFSGLMLAIAPADFQYHDTYFVVAHFHYVLVPGAIFGIFASAYYWLPKWTGHMYDETLGKLHFWMSFIGMNMAFFPMHFVGLAGMPRRIPDYNLQFADFNMISSIGAFMFGATQLLFLFIVIKCIRGGQPAPAKPWDGAEGLEWAVPSPAPYHTFVTPPEVK
- a CDS encoding cytochrome c oxidase assembly protein; translated protein: MSAALSTRSLIKRLLLLVVVMFAFGFALVPIYDAMCKAFGINGKTGGAFTGTQTVDEQRQVRVQFLATNAADMVWDFKPKADDLVVHPGAVNEMLFIAHNPTDKPMTAQAIPSVVPSKAAAYFHKTECFCFTQQILQPGERIEMPVRFIVDRDLPKDVYHLTLGYTLFDVTARKPPVAKNGG
- a CDS encoding cytochrome c oxidase subunit 3 → MATHEQYYVPAQSKWPIIATLGLLITVYGLGTWFNDLKAARPESHGPLIFFVGGLILAYMLFGWFGSVIKESRSGMYSSQMDRSFRWGMSWFIFSEVMFFAAFFGALFYVRTFAGPWLGGEGDKGVANMLWPNFQFAWPLLNNPDSKLFPPPSAVISPWELPLLNTVLLVSSSVTVTFAHHALRKNKRTPLKLWLALTILLGATFLFFQAEEYIHAYKELGLTLGSGIYGATFFMLTGFHGAHVTLGAIILTVMLVRILRGHFDPEHHFGFEAAAWYWHFVDVVWIGLFTFVYVL
- a CDS encoding twin transmembrane helix small protein, whose amino-acid sequence is MLKAAIVLMLLATVASLFSGLFFLVKDEGHGSRVVNALTLRVILAGLTLALIAWGFYSGQLVSHATW
- a CDS encoding SURF1 family protein, with amino-acid sequence MSRFRPDLLPTLVVLALLPLLIGLGFWQLARAEDKRALLASYEARRSAPASDLNRLEHSTDPAYRRVRLHGHFDAQYSLLLDNRMRDGRAGVELLQPFYDQASNLWLLLNRGWLPWPDRRIAPAFTTPPGTQELEAWIYVPLGAAFQLHADRPGGAWPRLITAVEPRALWQQLGRAGLPYELRIQPGLAAYRADWPVVAMAPEKHQAYAVQWFALAAALCGLFIYFGLHNARENQHGRRHESSHQHS
- a CDS encoding COX15/CtaA family protein, giving the protein MRKPGFRIAVLATLLAVVVVLLGAYTRLTHAGLGCPDWPGCYGFIGVPQSDVQLAHAEQHFPDAPVEAHKGWNEMVHRYFAGSLGLLILGLAVHALRRRGREQQPLKLPLLLLAVVIAQAAFGMWTVTLKLWPQVVTAHLLGGFTTLALLFLLSLRLSGAFASLSALPSRLRQLAALGLALVIGQIALGGWVSSNYAAVACIDLPTCHGQWWPAMDFANGFHLSQHIGPNYLGGQLDSEARTAIHLTHRLGALVVSLALLGLAWQLWRHGLGKLAGLLLLALAVQISLGVSNVLLHLPLPVAVAHNGGGAALLLMLVLINYRLRAPTAKRAAQPLDNGSTATRLHSGNAA
- the cyoE gene encoding heme o synthase; the protein is MATLLREHQAHASWRDYLELTKPKVVVLMLITSLVGMFLATRAGVPWTVLLFGNLGIGLCAGGAAAVNHVVDRRIDSVMARTHKRPLAEGRVSPLAALSFALLLSVAGMLVLLTFTNELTAWLTLASLLGYAVLYTGFLKRATPQNIVIGGLAGAAPPLLGWVAVTGHLEPGAFLLVLIIFAWTPPHFWALAIHRKAEYAKANIPMLPVTHGEHYTKVHILLYTLVLLAVSLLPFAIHMSGLLYLASALLLGGRFLRWAWVLYRDSQPHAAINTFKYSIAYLFLLFIALLVDHYLLLSL
- a CDS encoding SCO family protein, with protein sequence MTRTQKTVFVLIALVTLVFGLTVYKVLDGRSQGDPAALIDAGIILLPQSRDLPALSLSNQDGQAVQVDELKGKWSLLFFGYTFCPDICPTTLAQLRELKGKLPPEALERLQVYLVSVDPQRDTPVQLKQYLGYFDPSFQGLTGELVNIQKLANAVSIPFIPADTRKPNYTVDHSGNLVIIGPDGTQRGFIRAPLNNQKLAVQLPQLLATDN
- a CDS encoding IS110 family transposase, which produces MSSIVGIDIAKHSFDIATLQTNGKYRTKAKLANSAAGFQVLQEWLQQYAEPGAWLVMEATGTYHEALAEHLHGLGYRVCVMNPAQLASYARSQLQRVKTDQVDAKLMASYGQRHVDELRAWQPEPPAIRRLRALVRRLQDLKEIEQMERNRLDVADASVQDSIRSVLEHVEQQIAETLQAIRAHIDDDPGLRGKRDLLVSIDGIGEQTAALLLAELGDPLQFKNARAITAFAGLNPKLQESGQHKGHVRISRVGSARLRTGLYMPAVVSLTHNPAIKALAQRLRARGKAGKQIVCAAMRKLLHIAYGVLKSGQPFDARLALAH
- a CDS encoding MetQ/NlpA family ABC transporter substrate-binding protein, encoding MKKLFAALAVVASFSAQAEALSVAATAVPHAEILEFLKPTLAKQGVELNVKVFTDYVQPNVQVAEKRLDANFFQHQPYLDEFNSSRKTNLVSVAGVHIEPLGAYSTKIKSLAELPQGATVVIPNDATNGGRALLLLDKAGVIKLKDNQSITATPKDIAENPKSVKVRELEAATLPRVLSQVDLALINTNYALEAKLDPAKDALVIEGADSPYVNILVARPDNKDGAAMQKLVTALHSPEVKQFILEKYKGAIVPAF